The DNA window CGCTCAGACAAGCGCCTCATATGCTGCAGAAATGCGCTGAGCGCGGGGGAATCAATATGAAATGACTCCCTCTGCCACCTTATTAATAATGAAACAATACGTCTTCACTCGATAGAGTCTCGCGCGCCTGCGTGCTCGTTCACGCCCGTTTGGGGAGCTGGAAGAGAAACACATGTGTGTTTAACCTACGCCTTAGaaatttgatttgtatttttgacAATCATTAATGAATGCCTCTTTTATTCATGCTGTGCATAACCGATATGCATTATGCTGTATTCGAtaagatatattttatatgatgCATTACAaccaataaaacaacaacaacaacacaaatctCTTTCAAatagtaactgtttttatttaattcttttaaatacttttttttagcaGTCTATTTTATATACCTGTATAATCAATCTGTTTTAAAACGGTTTCGGTTAAAGTATCtctcttttcatttcacatacaTCTCTTATTTACTTGTATGGTTTTGAATATTCAGGTATTTCGTATGCAACATCCcaagaaacaaacaaacgaacgaacaaataaaatacacatcTTCTGAAGGCAGTGAAACGTGGTCTATGCCTTGGCAACATCAAATAAAGCTAGCAAAATTCACGTCATCCAACTATTAATGTCAATGTCCAGATACTGTCGTGCTACGATAATGTTGGGAGAAATACAGGCCGCACTTTACGTTGCAGTGTAAGTATTGCGTAATAAGAATGAACTACGTGTATTTGATGTGTAATTGTTTTCTGGAGCTGCTTGCttataattacacatttgttaatTGCAACATGGACACtgtaatgtaaagtgttaccttttttacTGTTGTGTGTCCTACATAAAAAGAGACAATTCTTCTTTGAATGGAATAGAATAGCATTTTGGGAGAAAATGGGAACAGTCAACTATCTCACAGCCTCTTATGGCTACATTTGACACCTCTTTGTTCCTTAATaaagtcttatatatatatatatatatatatatatatatatatatatatatatatatatatatatatatatatatatatatattatctgctCTCTTGTATGCCACTAAATCATTCCTGAGGTTTATTTATTATAGATTAATTTTTACTATCATCATGATTAGGCTAGTATTTAAAGCCTATCGTTATTATTAGAGTcgtttcttatatatattttttttctctgcattGGTGGGTCAGGAAACCTTCTAACCCCTCACACATCATCCATATACTTGGCTTGactaaaataaatttgataaatgaaaaactaaatattgacaaAGAGCGTATAAAAAACAAACGGATGGGAGAATATTTCCTATTTTTCTATAATGCATGATGGCCGTTGAGAATGTGAACAGCCTACAGTAATAATTCATTCATAACAGACAGTAATGTTATAAAATACTACGCTTCTAACCAGGACCTTTCAGAAATTCAGGCCGTCATTTCAACTCAATATCTGATAAATATTTCATGAAATCGACCCAGAGTCAGGCAAATGTGCTTGTGCATTCCCAGAAGACCTCTTCTTGCCATTGTCTCTtgcaaaaaacgttttttttttttttttttttttttttttttttctccagatgaAATAGGTATATAAATCCATTTGGGTGAGGATGAATCTTGATCgccattacttattattattttttattattgtgttgatGGTTTGTCTGGTCTTTTactctctcttctctttcttttttctcttctttgattttcttttttcttcgtAGGTTAAAACTGCATCCACGTGACGAGCGCAGACAGTGCGGTGAGGATCAGCGTTAGGCCGAACGGAACCGATGATCGGCTCGCGCCGTTCCCAGCCGCACACAGTTCAAACAAGCTGCCGCGAAAGTCCAGATTTCTGGACTCTTTTTTCAGCTTCTCCCACAGATCTGTGGCTCCCTCTTGACAGTCTGCCAGAGCAGTGGTCGCACATGAATGGAAATCATCCCAGTAACTGCAAATCAAATATTTCAAACACAAAGCAAGAAATCATTACTCATCTCTGATTTGAGTCACGCTTCACTTTGCATTAACATATTCAAGTCGAGCATCTTACATTGTCgcgttgttattgttattactaaacattttttttaaaagacgcCTAGACTATTGTCCTAATTCTGTGGAAATTGAAAgagtttttatactttttttcttttttcgttttAAAATTCCATTTTGAAAATATTCTATATGTGGAAAgcaattttgacatttattttgctTCCAATTTAAAAACGCCACAGTTTCGGTGTATGCGTTTATGTCAATCAAAAGGATTTAGGCTATTTGACTGCATTAAACTTGcgttttcatttgcattttaaacACTACTAAAATAACGTAaagtattgtattttgtttagaaaatccacatcacttttgtacattatatatcaTATTCATCTCAATTTGAATTATTCAGTTCATTTGAAGGCTACTAACAAAATAGCTAACATTAATGTTTAAAGAAACGTTTAACCGGAAAATATATAGCCTTTATATTGGCAATACAATccatataattatgacattattcGACACTCTAACATAGAATGCATATTATAGCATGCATGAGTTCTTATGTAGGCACGTGAAGGAGGAGACAGGGCACGAGGGAAACCCGAGTTGTAAAGCGTCTCCAAAGGGAAAGTCTCTGTATCACGTGACTTCAAGTGCCCTCCCCATCTCTCCCACTCTCTTACAACTCCCCTCCTGCGCCCCACCCCCTTCCTCTATCCCACTCTCAAGcctatcatttattcatttatttcaggaaAACACACCCACATTCTAAACTCTGCATCTACAAATGAATACGCGCATGGTCACAAGTAGCCGCGCTACAAATAAATTAGAATACaatagaatttaattaaataaattgcttTACTTAAAGATATGTAGGCCTATAGTAACCTATATTAGGCTATATGGAAAATGCATGTAGTATCAACATTTACTGCACAAGTAATTGTATAGACCATGCATctatttttagtaaaaaataataataataaaaataataataacaaaaaataacttaAGTGTTTAGAAGTGAATGAGCTGTGTAGGCTATATGAATTAAAAACCCACAGTCAGATTTAATATCGAAAAAAGGGAAGTATAATTTGAGTCCCTGTAATAAGATACTGTTCCGTTTTGATTCGCTCAGTCACGCTGTAAAAGAACCCGTTATTTTATAGGGCGGATCGCTTACAATAATCGTGCATTACCTCCGGATCCGATCCAATTATAGATGTTGACCTTTGGCCTCGGCGTGTAGAGATGGTTCATCTAATTGTAATTAACTGGTGAAATGTGAATAGTGCGTACTGCCTTCACGGCTCTATTTCTGCTCATGGAGCTGTCGAATTAAATAAGGGGCCCCTTGTGCCATCTGGCTCCTCtcgccatctctctctctctctctctctctctctctctccctctccctacTCTCTCACCGCGTATTTCATCTGCGGTGTTGTATGCATGTTTCCCTTACGTGCAGATGGTCTGAAGGTTTTCCTTCTCGCCCAGCTCCTGTGGATAGTTGGCCATGTTCTCTCCCAGTTGAAGCAGGCAGTCGGAGAAACCTTTGAACACTGTTTCACATTTCCCAGCCGCTCGAACCGCCTGCAGCAGATAGGCTGGAAAACGAGAAATGAGCATAAATGCTATAATATATactaatttaaatactattataatacactaaataaaaactattttttttaacgtttaaaaacaattttatgtttttatgttattttatgttatgttgaatcttccaaatagcgttggaatatatatatatatatatatatatatatatatatatatatatatatatatatatatatatatatatatatatatatatatatatatcagccctttaaatgttttgtacTTCACTCATCTAATTATTCtagttataataaatacataaggTCGAAGCGATTTTAAGACAAGACACTGCAACACAATAATGCGTGTTGAGCATGATGGTGGCGTGTGGACAAACGATGATGTAATGGTTTACATGAGGGTGGGGTGTGTGGGCTTGTGTGAGGTGAGATTTTCATTCTGAGTGATTTgtatccccccccccctttttttttacacatgtaGAAAAGAGTCTCTTTTTTTGATGACAGATCTATTAGGGAAAATGAGAAGATCTGGACACACATGCGTTTGTTTCCTGCCCTCTTCATTTGGGACTCTGTAATGGAATGGGAGCTAACAACTTGATCAAATGACCAGCTCCCTTTGTTTAACGAACCTTAAAACGCCAGTGGCTTCTTCTCAGGTTCGTTAAACAGCGAGATCTCTTGAATTGATGAAGTTGTTTCACTTTCCAAATCAGAAGGGCCCATTTAACCACTGTAGGAATATGGGCAAGATGCACACACCCTATTACACACACATTGTACACAATAGCTCAGGATATGTCCTTTCATTAGGCTATATCAAATGCTTTTTTATACTAGCATGGTTATATGCAGTACATACCCTGCGTCGATACACTGTATGTGCATTATAGAGCCTACTCTAGCCAACAGTGTCCCTGCATTATATTCTATGCATTTCATGCTATATGATCCATTATATTAAATGTAGGCTAGTCCATGCTAGTCTGTATTTCCCTAtgctgcattatatatatatatatatatatatatatatatatatatatatatatatatatatatatatatatatatatatatatatatatatattacatgcgtAGGCCTACCTACTTTATATTACATGCATTAGCCTATACGTTGTATATTTGTCCCCGCATTATATGCATTACACGTTATATGATCCTACATTATTTTATAtccattatatactgtacattcccattttattttctacaagaattatacggtaaataaataaataaaaaaataaaaaacgaacaTAAAAATATAGCAATCATGTCTGTTTTATGTAGGATATATATTTTTCGTAAATCGTAAAAAGTCGTTGTTTGATGCTGTATAGCTGAAACACAGTCGTTTCGTTCATTCTTTATCACCCACAAGATAAATAACTCAAAGAACACATCCAGGAATGACACAAAATACTGAACTGATAAAGCACACT is part of the Carassius gibelio isolate Cgi1373 ecotype wild population from Czech Republic chromosome B24, carGib1.2-hapl.c, whole genome shotgun sequence genome and encodes:
- the nrn1a gene encoding neuritin, with amino-acid sequence MGLTLSGRYISLFLAVQIAYLLQAVRAAGKCETVFKGFSDCLLQLGENMANYPQELGEKENLQTICTYWDDFHSCATTALADCQEGATDLWEKLKKESRNLDFRGSLFELCAAGNGASRSSVPFGLTLILTALSALVTWMQF